A section of the Paenibacillus odorifer genome encodes:
- a CDS encoding carbohydrate ABC transporter permease, which translates to MSQSSFKKETMGSRLFTIVNTTLLTLIALACLLPFVNVFASSFASTQEVVEKSFILFPTTFSLDAYRYILSTPTIFKGLGVSIGVTLVGTVVSMVLTSLMAYGLSRKYLYGRDFINFVIVFSMLFSGGMIPTFLVVKYFGLIDSYWSMIMPVAINAFNLIIMRNFFQALPEGLEESAKIDGSNDFGVFFKIMLPLAMPSIATLSLFYGVAYWNTYMSAVLYMTDSTKWPIQVLLRQIVIVASGMQGDNASVDIIPPAQTIKMAVIVVATVPMLLAYPFVQKHFTKGALLGSVKG; encoded by the coding sequence ATGTCGCAATCATCTTTTAAAAAAGAAACTATGGGTAGCCGGCTGTTTACTATTGTAAATACCACACTGCTTACACTCATTGCCCTAGCCTGTCTTTTACCCTTTGTCAATGTGTTTGCCAGTTCCTTTGCTTCAACACAGGAGGTAGTAGAAAAAAGCTTCATCCTGTTCCCGACGACATTCTCTTTGGATGCTTACCGTTATATACTGTCAACGCCTACTATCTTTAAAGGGCTTGGCGTATCCATCGGTGTAACCTTAGTGGGTACAGTTGTTAGTATGGTTCTTACCTCTTTAATGGCTTATGGATTATCTAGAAAATATCTGTACGGAAGAGATTTTATCAATTTCGTAATCGTGTTCTCCATGCTCTTCAGCGGAGGGATGATCCCTACTTTCCTAGTAGTTAAATATTTCGGGTTAATCGATTCCTACTGGTCCATGATCATGCCTGTTGCGATCAATGCTTTTAACCTGATCATTATGCGCAACTTCTTCCAGGCGCTGCCGGAAGGGCTAGAGGAATCAGCCAAGATTGACGGCTCTAATGATTTTGGTGTATTTTTCAAAATCATGCTTCCGCTGGCGATGCCATCTATCGCGACCCTCTCCTTGTTCTACGGGGTAGCTTACTGGAATACTTATATGAGTGCAGTTTTATATATGACGGACTCCACAAAGTGGCCTATACAAGTCCTGCTGCGCCAAATTGTTATCGTCGCCAGCGGGATGCAGGGAGATAATGCTTCTGTTGATATTATCCCACCTGCTCAAACCATCAAGATGGCGGTTATCGTAGTCGCAACCGTTCCAATG